The Elusimicrobiota bacterium genome includes the window ATGCTGAGTTCGTAAGAGATGGTAGTCAGATGGGAAAGAGAAAGGATTACTACCCTGAAGAAAAAATGCCGTATGTGGGAAGTGATAGGTTTATTGAGGATTTAACGATTAAACATGAGGATTTAGTAGCAAATAGGCTTCCCGAGGCAAGAATAGATTTAAAATCTTCCTTGAAGGATATATTAGATAAAGTTGTCAGAGAAAACAATATAAAAGCGGATGCCATAGTAAATGGTGTCCGGACCGGTGATGTTACGAAATCAAGAGCATTGTTCATAATGAAGGCAGTTGAAAGCGGTTATAAGGGGAAAGATATAGCAGGTTTTATTAACTGTTCAGAGTGTTACATTACCAAAGTTAAAAACGAGAATAAGTAAAGCAAGTAAAGCCTGACACCATTACCTTAAGAAATTATGCTGTCAATAAGTAGGCGCTGTCCCTACTTAACTACTTAATAGCTTCTTCAAACCTATTCAAACCCTGTTCAATATTTTCCATAGATGTAGCATAAGATAATCTTATGTATCCCGGTGTTCCGAAAGGTTCGCCAGGGACTACGGCAATTTTTGCATTTTCAAGCAGGTATTCAGCAAGTTCTGAATCTGTATTAACTTGTTTGCCCCCGTAGCTTTTCCCTAAAAGCTTTTTAATATTTGGAAAAACATAAAAAGCTCCTTGAGGTTTAAAACATTTTATTCCTTTAATGCTGTTTAGCCGATCAACTATATAATTTCTTCTTTTCTCAAATTCCTGCCTCATTTTTTCTACCGAGTCCTGAGGGCCTTTAAGAGCTTCAACAGTTGCCTTTAATGCAATAGACGTAGGATTTGAAGTAGACTGGCTTTGTATATTTGTCATAGCCGAAATAATCTCTTTTTGGCCTGCCGTATAACCTATGCGCCAGCCTGTCATCGCGTAGGATTTTGATACGCCATTAACAACAATTGTCAATGCCTTAATTTCAGGAGAGACACTTGCAATAGAAGATGTCTGGAAGTTGTTGTATATAAGTTTTTCGTAGATTTCATCTGAAATAACCAGTATTTTATTTTCAACGCATATTTCTCCGATAGCTTTTAATTCTTCTTTTGTATAAGCTCCGCCTGTAGGATTGGAAGGAGAATTAATAATAAGAGCTTTTGTTTTCTTGCCGATAGCTTTTTTTAACTGTTCAGGTGAGATTTTGAATCCCGAAGATTCTTTTGTTTTAATAAATTTTGATTTTGCGCCTGCTAAGGCAACCATATCGGGATAAGAAACCCAGTAAGGTGCAGGGATTAATACTTCATTGCCTTTTTCCAAAATAGACTGAAAAAGGTTATAAAGAGAATGTTTTGCCCCGCAGGAAACTATAATTTCTTCGGGAGTATAATCTAAATTGTTGTCTTTTTTGAATTTATCTATAATTGCTTGTTTTAAATCCGGGGTACCGCCGACAGGACAATATTTTGTAAAACCTTCTGAAATAGCTTTTTGTGCGGCTTCTTTTATGTTAGCGGGGGTATCAAAATCGGGTTCGCCGGCGCCGAAGTTGATTACGTTTACGCCTTGAGCTTTTAAGGCTTTAGCTTTGGAATCAATAGCTAAGGTAGGCGACGGTTTGATGTTTTGCGCTCTTTGTGATAACCACATAGACACTCCAGAATCAGTGGTAAGGGGTAAGCTGTAAGTGGTAAGTTAAAAGCTTTTGCTTAATCCTTACCTCTTAACACTTATCACTTTTACGTTGACTTTTTCAAAAAATTGTTGTATATTATACCTCTTTAAAAAGGAGCAAGTCAATGTATGCGGTAGTTCAAACTGGCGGAAAACAGTATAAAGTTGAAGAAGGTAATAAAATATTAGTTGAAAAACTTCCTGCTAAAACAGGCGAAGAAGTTGTTTTAGACAAAGTACTGCTTATAGGAAGCAAAGATAAAGTAAGCATAGGAAGGCCTGTTGTTGAAGGGGCTAGCGTAGTTGCAAAAGTCCTTGCCCAAAAGCGTGCTCCGAAAATAATTGTTTTCAAGAAAAGGTCAAAAAAAGGTTACAAAAAAACCATTGGGCATAGGCAGTATGTGACCGAATTGGAAATAAAAAAGATAAAAGTATAGAGACAGTAATGAGTGATGAGTAATTAGAAAAAACTTGTAAGTCTGGCTAGACTTAAATGTTTTAACTTATGAACTTGTCAACTCGTGAACTCGTGGACGCAGTAAGGGGAAAATACGATGGCACATGTAAAATCACAAGGTTCATCAACGAACGGCCGCGATTCA containing:
- a CDS encoding pyridoxal phosphate-dependent aminotransferase — its product is MWLSQRAQNIKPSPTLAIDSKAKALKAQGVNVINFGAGEPDFDTPANIKEAAQKAISEGFTKYCPVGGTPDLKQAIIDKFKKDNNLDYTPEEIIVSCGAKHSLYNLFQSILEKGNEVLIPAPYWVSYPDMVALAGAKSKFIKTKESSGFKISPEQLKKAIGKKTKALIINSPSNPTGGAYTKEELKAIGEICVENKILVISDEIYEKLIYNNFQTSSIASVSPEIKALTIVVNGVSKSYAMTGWRIGYTAGQKEIISAMTNIQSQSTSNPTSIALKATVEALKGPQDSVEKMRQEFEKRRNYIVDRLNSIKGIKCFKPQGAFYVFPNIKKLLGKSYGGKQVNTDSELAEYLLENAKIAVVPGEPFGTPGYIRLSYATSMENIEQGLNRFEEAIK
- the rplU gene encoding 50S ribosomal protein L21, which produces MYAVVQTGGKQYKVEEGNKILVEKLPAKTGEEVVLDKVLLIGSKDKVSIGRPVVEGASVVAKVLAQKRAPKIIVFKKRSKKGYKKTIGHRQYVTELEIKKIKV